Genomic DNA from Oryza sativa Japonica Group chromosome 5, ASM3414082v1:
cgccctcctccctggggcggcgccagcatggctggcgccctcctcctgccacgtcagttcgcgtgcgccacggtggcaggaggacggcgccagagaggctggcgccgtcccgttggatgacggcgacagccactctggcgcccaaaaaggaccatttctgggataagttttttcaggggtctatttatgaaataagttttttaaaaggatcaaaatgtgaaaaatccagcacGCATGGATGCAATTGGCAAATGTGCGAGTTTTGCTGAATTTGCTTGCTTGACTGGAGGACTCTTTAGACTTCAGTCTTCGTTTGGCTAGGTTAGCTTATTAGGTAGGTAGATGGATAGCTTATAGTGTATAGCTTAGTCCAAAGCTAGCAAGCTAGCCACTTGTTGTGTTTACATCAGCCATGATCCATGATTTTGAGCTTAATTAGTTAGCGAGTTAATTTTACATTGATGtaccagagaaaaaaaatctaaattcaTTAGTATGTAAGAGAATATTACtacatccgttccaaaatataacaacttatatCTTTGTATCCGGATATTCTAGGATGGAGTAGTAGGATTTgataaacaaaaatatttttttaggaaaaatgaTATTAGTATAGTTGACCtagaaaatacttcctatgTAGTTGAAAAAAGTAATGATAAAGTATATGTGCATGGTCCTATTAGAAATTATGTTGATATCAAAACGTCAAACAAAAAAACGAAGATGATACAAGCTAAATGTGAATACATAGATCTCAaattcttttataatttatttctttccctttttatCATCTATAGATAAATCTAATAAAGTATGCAAATGCCACTCATTGGATCAATATACAAAATATACAATGATCGctctaaatatttttattttcaatgaaCCGGaattgttttgtttttgctaGGACTTAGTTTTTGACCCCTTGATTTTCGCCGCTAAAGCTATCACTCTAAACAAATCCATTTAGCTGCTAAAATAAGTTGCTTAGATCTCTGGGTGATGCTGTGAGTCACCCAAAGAAAAAATGACGCAAGCTAAGAACCGTGTATTATCCACTACAGTCGTACTAGCATACCCTAGCGAGAAGCCGCATCGTATCGAACATTCGAACCCGTAGTACGTGTGGCCACGTCAGGAATTGACACGTCACCGTGCCAAAAAAAATCGCACGCTTGTATATGTACACGTGGCAGGCTGTAGCAAGTACGTGGTGACGACGACACGTACGATACGATACCAGCTGCGGCTAAAATTGCACCTGTACCTACCTTGATCAATTCTGGCCGGTCAACCGTGTACTTGCACAAGTGGCATCGTGCAGCAATGTACCAGTATCTGTCACGTACGGCTCATGTAGTCAAACAtgttttttatttcttcttctttttttgagaGGAGTCAAACGGTCAAACCTTGTTGGATGTTTCTCGATGCTTCCAGTAACTAGTGTCTTCTAGCATTTCCGTGGTTTGGGCCTTGTTGAAGTGGGCCACATCAAGCCCAAAAGCCCAGCCCAATCTAGAATTACTTCTGCCCATCACCCATCAAATTCTGGCAGAATTCACATGAATTTCCCCCATCTTTGTTCATAATGAAATCCAGTTCATGAGTTTGTTTCTGGCAACAACATTTTCAGTGTAAGATGCCTGGAGCCCTGGACTGGAGGGGCATTACGTTCCAGCTTTATTATTGCTGCTGGAGTTCACACAGGcatgatcatcatcatcactaaTCAACAGGGGAGTGCAGTAGTGGTACCTACAGGAAACATGCTCTCTCATGAGATCGGCATTGCTGAGGACAGCTTGTCCGCCAGCCCTCCGGCCATCCTCTCCGCTCGCTCCCCTCGTTCGCCGGTGCGTATTCTGATCACGTCCGACACGGGTATCACTGAGAAAATGTAACACCATACAAGTCAGGCGTAATAGCAGAGAAACATTACATGATATATGCAAAAGAATGCGACGTTTGGTTGCACGGAACATTAGTGCCTTTAGGATTGAAAGGGCGTTTATGTTGGCATGTCGATAAATTCGTTATAGTAGCTGCCTCTGttgaaaaatcaattttaaataattttttttccagaatGGTATGGTGAAAGCCTGATTAGATTACTCTATGCTCTAGTGCAATTGATACTCAATATTTTTAAGTTACATATATTTTCTTTATGTCAGAGATAAAATACATAGAGCACATGAAGAGAAACAACAGAACTCGATAGATGCCTGCTCAGGGCAATAGAAGCTCACTTTGATACAAAGGTGAACAGTGGGAAACTGGGAAATGATCTGAACGTAACAACAGAGCAATAAAAGGTCATCAGAAACAGCATGCACttacaaaatatttttccaTCACCAATTTCTCCTGTTCTTGCCTTTTCAATTATCTTGTCAACAACAGCTTCAACCTAGAGAATgccaaaagggaaaaagaaagaaagaagaatagGCTGTTTAAGCtgttgtttttaaattgtcaCAAAAACATGCAGAACAGGCAGTAATAATATCACGGAGGGACAGCAAAACATGTTTAGAAATGTAGTAGTAGTGATCGTACCCACATAGTCAATGATCTCGGATGAATACTGGGAAAGTTTAGGTATAtgttttttcaaatttcaacaTTACAAAATAGTAATGAAGAAATCACCTGATCCTTGGACACCACTATTTCCATCTTAACTTTATCAATAAATGTATCTTCTGCAAATTCTGACCCTGCacgacaacaaaaaaaaaggagcaccATCAGTACAGATTAATCTAGCCTTCACACAATAATACAAGCATACATGCATGCTCAGTTGTGCAGAGACCAAAACTTCTTTGAACCATAATTAACATGCCAATGTTGCTATTGATACAAATGCTTAAACTACCCTCCCTTATCACAGTAATCTTCTTATTCCTAACATTTCCCAAATCCATGCTTCTTTTCCAATCATATAACCGCAGCAAACTATTTGGATAAAAATAGTGATAGTAGTTGATTCAAGTATGTGCACAGATAGTTTATGCCAGTGCCCAGTTGCTCCTTGCACCAGTGGCATTTAAAGCATATTGAAGATAATGAGGATATTGTGTGCATCTTTGGCTGTAACCCGTCTTTGAAGCTCTCAGGAGCGAGACTATGGAAGGTATGATTAGAACAGGcatcattttaagtgcagtctGCCTGTGCTATCAACTTCTTGGATACATCAGCAGCCCTTTAGTTTGCTACTTTACTGCACTCTGCACGTGGAGACCTTCAAGATTTCTGGCAAGCTCGATAATACCTAGGTGTTGTAACAGAGTACAACACAAGATGCTGCTGCTAGAATGCCTCTTTGAGACAAGAGCACAACTTTACCAATCGTAAGGGCTAGCAGGGTGCTCTCAGTTCATCTAGGCTCCAACAGGCGAACCTTATCTTTTTAACTGGAAGCATACAATGGTACAAACCATGCGAGGAATTTTATGAGTTGAGCAATCCCCATTCTGGACAGAAGTCGTCTGTCATTGCACAGACATAGCAATATCCTATTCCAAACTACGGTAGAAATCAAAGTACAATATACAAAATGGAACACATCGCATCAACAATTTTTGATCAGTTTATTCAGTGGAAACCGGTGAGCAGATTCAGGTATATCCATTCTATCGCATTGCTAGCCCTACGAAACGTATCCGTAACTACAAATCTAGGCTCACAATCAACAGGATGAAATTTCTACACACTACAAACAACCACCAACACTAAAAAAAATAGGCAATGATAAAACCATGAGCAGAGCCAGCATGTATACCTTCATGCCTCTCAGTTGACCCGCCCTGTGCGCCGAAACCCCGCACGTCGGACACCGTCACGCCTCTGATCCCCATTTGCAGCAAACCCTGCAAACCCCAATTGACCAACCTAACAGCTCGAGTGCAGGAAGAACACGATTTACAGCAGTAACACACACTATACTCACCGATGACACATAAGGCACCCTCCATGGCCTGCAAGAATCAACCCGGCACATTTCATCAGCAACCAAAAAATGTAATCACAATCAACACGGATCACGATACTAATCGGTCACAAACGAATTTCACCTCAGGATTGCCTCCACCTTGTAGAACTCCGACTCCGGCTGGTACCCTGAAAAATGAAcagacaacgacgacgacgacgacgatgacccaATCAGCGATAACCAATCCAACAAACCGATCTCGATCGATTTCGGGGATCATGGCGAGGCGAAGAGGGATCCTCACCTGCTGCGGCGGCACTCTGGGCGCGCGCGGCCGTGGGCGGGAGGCGACGAGGGGGCGCGTGGTTGACTCGGAGTGGCCGCTGGAGGCCCCGCGAGcgcgaggcgaggaggaggcgggaggtggtggtggtggtggtgggaggaggcCGCGGGGAAGCCGGaggatggtggtggcggaggacgccacaggacgcggcggcggcggcggcggtcgccggcgacgacatgATTGAACCgtcggcgatggaggaggaTGTGGAGCGTGAAGACTAGTGAGTCGTCGTCGGCTAGGAGTTGACTTGATCTGAACAAGTCAGTGCGAAGGCGTATTATTCGTTGTTACGTAAACGTTCTCAGAAAGCGGAGGCATGCTTGTTCGTGTCGTGTGCATGAAAAGCGTGCTTTCCGTATCAAAGAGTGGGTATCATTTACTAGTCCGTTTCATGATTAGTGCTAATAAACCATGGATTTTTATACTTTGTTCTATCTTAAGCTTCTTGTTGCAAATCTTTGCCAACAACATAATATTTCATCTACAATCACTTATGAAGTCTCCTAAACTTTTTTTATCTCCAAATATAGTTTGGCAAaccagttttatttgttgttaataactaaaattttgttAACTTAAAAGACATATTTAAGAttacttagggcccctttgaatcaaaggaattatgaaggattttcataggattgaaatcctacaGGAAATTTTCCTACgtagccctttgattcaaaggattgaagttttccaaatcctacaaaattcctatggaatggcttgttgcatataggttttggaggaaacttagggcccctttgaatcgtaggaatgaaaaaacagaggaataggaaaaacacaggattctgacatgaatacaattgtaaaccagaggattgcaaaacacaggaaaaacacaggaatgaccgtttgattggaccacaggaaaaacgtaggaataagatgagagagatagactcagaggaaatgttctaagaggttagacctcttgctaactttcctccaaaatgtgcataggattacctattccataagaattttaaaggattgaataggattcaatcctttgtttcaaaggccttcacaggattttttttcataggattaaaatcctccaaaattcctacatttttcctacaaatcaaaggggcctttagcaagaggtccaacctcttggtAAAAATTCTTTgactctatctctctcatccgattcctgtgtttttcctgtggtccaatcaaacgatcattcctgtgtttttcctatattttgcaatcctctgttttacacttacattcctgtcagattcctatgtttttcctattcctccgttttttcattcctacgattcaaaggggcccttagtaaTTCCCGTAGGAAAGTGTGGGGAACCACCTAATATTATTTACAACAAGTGCCATAATAGAGGTGACTACTACCTTCAATTTTATCCATATCACTCACTCATAAATAAATTAAGAGACAACATATATGATGTGTCACTTCTAATACATAAATATCGATAACTTTAATATTTTCACACTATTTTTGGAGTTTGTGTGGAGGTAACATGTGTAAAAGAGGTATATTGTAGGTGTATGTTAATGTGAGTGTGGTATGAATGGGttgtacgtactccctccatcccaaaataagccAACCTCATACTAGGATGTccaaatttattgtattagaatatgtcatattttAATAtgaggttggtttattttgggatgatgAGAGTATCTAATTGTAACTAACTAAATATATAGACCCTATATCATATATGGGTTTAAAACAAGGGGCAAAGTTTGTTACATGACATtgaaaaaatgtgtaattagctgGTAGATACCGCAAGAACGTGAATTTGCTGTTGGGCacaaaaactggtaattagctaTCCGACACTCACGGCACCAAAATAGGAGAGATAAACACTcattaaagacaagtttgcccttAGTCGAACTTGCTCCCTGGTCGACGTTGCAATGGAGGAGGTGGCTAGAGGAGGAGCAGAGCGAAGCCGACCGGCGGAGCGATGGTGGGTAGAGTAGGCCGGCGAAGCTTCTGGAGTTAGGCGGCGGACGCACTCGCACTTCTCCTCCTCGAATTCGTCAGGGGACCTCGGCAACGGCTTGGCTCTATCGCTCCTTGGCCGTGCGCTAAAGCGCCTCCATCTCCTCGGCCTCCTTGAGCCGCCGCGCCATCTCCGCCTCCCACTTCCTCTGCGCCTCGTCCTCCGACGGCTCTCCAGTCTCCTCGCTGCCTTCCTCTGAAGCAGAGGCCACGAACCTAGCCACATGGCCATGGCCACGGCGGCACCCACGTGCACGAGAGAGGAGACAACAAGAGGCCGCGTCGGCACCAAGCAACCGCCACTGCGTCCTGGGGGGCTAGTTGTAGAGGCGAAACTACGGCCCGTGGACGGTGAGGTCACCCTTAGGCTGGTGGTGTCACCGAGGAGGAGGCCAGCAGCCCGCGttgcgcgcgggggaggagaacCACCATCGCTCGCCGCTGCTCCGCTAGTCGCCGCCCCGCCCAGCGCGTCGGCACCGAGCAGCCGCCACCGAGGCCTGGGGGCCTAGTTGCAGAGGCGAAGCTATGGCGCACAGATGGTGTCACCGAGGAGGCACTActagaaaataatttttcatggcGTCACACTGTAATTTTCACTAGCAGTTATATGCTAAAACCGCCATAAAAAACATAAGGAGGGGTGGGGGATATAGGACCGCCAGTGAAAACCGATTTTCGCTGGCAGCcaacttaagaggtccgccataaaaaatactatatttttAGAGGCGGACCTTTTAAAtgtccgccagcgaaaatcggcgttttcgctggcggctacTAAGAGATCCGCTAGTGAAAAGCAGAGCCCCGCAAAAATTTGACCCGATTTAAAACCACACGCCACAATTAAACCCACCCACCCACGCCCTCTCGTCTCCTCCTTCCCTGCGCCCCtactggcgacggcgacgacggcgaccacaACGGGCCGAGCCATGGGCGGCGGATGTGTGGCAACGGGAGGGGGCAGATGAACCACGACTGgagggcctcctcctcctcccctccctcccccagaTCTAGCTGGAGGGAGGGGGCAGCAGCCGCAGCGGCGGTGACAgcaggcgggcggcgcggagctGACGACAATGACGATGCTGTCGGATGGTGCGATGCGGGCGGCGGTGCTTGAGCACGGGTAGGGAGGGCGGATCCGCCACCGCCGGGCCACGGGGAGAGCAGATCTACCGCCGctggaccacggggaggctctcTCCCGTCGCGgtggctcggcgacggcggcgacgaggcggaggcggtggcaggGCTTGGCAGCGGTGGCATCGagatggaggtggtggaggccgACGAaactcggcagcggcggcgtcgaggcggaTCCGACGGCCACTTcaaggacgacgacggcaaccTCGAGTGCGACGACGCTGGCGATGGGTTTGCTTGGGCCAACGGTGGCCGTAGGATTTTTGTGATGACGATGTCTTGTaatgctgctgctgttgatAGTTGTAATGCTTGAATGATGTTCAAATTTTTGTTAATGTGTTGATATTGTGATGCTTGAATGCTATGTTAATgtccattttcaattttttttcaactttctgGATGAGATGGTAGAaagggatttatttttttatggaaaattatttttactGGCGGTTAGCATAACACAACCGCCAGCAAAAACTATTTTCACTGGCTGCCTTGATAAGGCAACCATTAGCGAAGATAACTTTCACTGGCGGCTGTCTCCAGCGAAAATTTGTTTTTGCTGGCGGCTGACTTAAGATGCCAGTGAAAATATTTCTTTGCTGACCGTCGataaccgctagcgaagatcttgatcttcactgccctttgctttgtggcggcTCTAAATTCCGCTAGTGAAGACCCAAAATGGCCACCGCGAAAGATGGTTTTCATAGTAGTGAGAAGGCCATCGGCCCTCGCCACaccgggggggaggggggggagaCCACCACCGGTCAAGAACCAccttcgcccgccgccgtcccgaCCAGCGTCTACCCACTCTATATGGCGCCCTCTGCCGCGTTCGCTCGCTgataaagagaagagaagaaaagagagctGAAGCAGGAAGAAGAACAATGTCCAGGGGCATTTCGGTACTTTCAacgctctttctctctctatcttcatcgaaaataataaaataatgcatTGGGTGTCCAGCTGCTAATTACCACATTTTTATAGTGTCCACGagaagatatatattttttgagtgTCTCACAACAAAGACTAAAACTTTGAGTGTCCTTAACAGATTTTGCCAAAACAAAATGACCCTACACCATATAGTAACTTAGGGTGCGTTTGTTCCTGGGGGATTGGGTAAGAAAGCCTATcgtattccgcgcgcacgcttcccaaactactaaacggtgtattttttacaaaaattttctataggaaagttgctttaaaaaatcatattaatccatttttgaaatttaaaatagttaatactcaattaatcatacgctaatggttcacctcattttgcgtatcttcccaatccccttctccaCTCTTATAGTACTCCGTTAAATTCATGGGTGCAACTGAGTATGTAAGTCATCGCTACGAGCCTGAGCCTACGATCACATGGGCGGTCAAATTAAATGCACATGTTCTCCGTTGCAGACAGTAAAATGTCAACTCCCCCGTATATAGgaataattatttttagttaCTTAGGCGACTTGCAAGCAAATTAAATTGCTGAAGTCAAGTCAATTGCTTGCTCATCTCACCCTCACTCTAGATCTTCAGGTTATAAAATGCCAAATGCTCCAATCGATCGATCAGAGCTCCAAATCAGTAAGAGACAGCTAGGTAGGTACCAGCAAAATTACCACTAATATAACTACGAGAATTAGCAAAATTTGATTAGCAATGAGAATGAGAGGCAGTAGGATTGCTCTCCTGCTGCTGATGCTCCTGCAGTGCGGCGGCTTGCCGGGGATCGCCGTCGGCAGGTGCGTCGTCTTCAACTTCGGCGACTCCAACTCCGACACGGgctccctccccgccgccttCGGCTTCTACCTCggccctcccgccggccgccgcttcttccACCGCCAAACCGGCCGCTGGTCCGACGGCCGCCTCTACATCGACTTTATCGGTaagtactactccatccgtttcgaaatgtttaacgccgttgactttttagcacatatttaaccgttcgtcttatttaaaaaatttaagtaattattaatcattttcctatcatttgattcattgttaaatatatttt
This window encodes:
- the LOC4337720 gene encoding nitrogen regulatory protein P-II homolog; translated protein: MSSPATAAAAAASCGVLRHHHPPASPRPPPTTTTTTSRLLLASRSRGLQRPLRVNHAPPRRLPPTAARAQSAAAAGYQPESEFYKVEAILRPWRVPYVSSGLLQMGIRGVTVSDVRGFGAQGGSTERHEGSEFAEDTFIDKVKMEIVVSKDQVEAVVDKIIEKARTGEIGDGKIFLIPVSDVIRIRTGERGERAERMAGGLADKLSSAMPIS